From a single Brassica rapa cultivar Chiifu-401-42 chromosome A01, CAAS_Brap_v3.01, whole genome shotgun sequence genomic region:
- the LOC103856920 gene encoding periodic tryptophan protein 1 homolog: MITALSWIPKGSLKAVPDAAEPPSKEEIKELIESGAFVGSVDGSNEDGEDIEEEEEEEDGDQISEVDRAKAVAEAFGKSSNSKSSSMEVDEVAAAMKELDMDNYDEEDDGIELFSSGLGDLYYPSNELDPYLKDAADDDDDDEEDIDDTTIKPTDSVIICARNEDEVSHLEVYVYEESSNGSPNMYVHHHIVIPEFPLCTAWIDCPLKGGDKGNFVAIGSKDSPTIEIWDLDVRDEVLPCVQLGGIEEMKIIKKKKSKKEKIRKPIYKEGSHTDSVLGLAWNKEFRNILASASADRKVKVWDVATGQCKITMEHHTKEVQAVAWNHYAPEVLLSGSFDQTVVLKDGRQPSHSGFKWSVMSDVESLAWNPHNEHSFVVSLEDGTVKGFDIRVAQSGSDSDLKPSFTIQAHDQDKGVSSISYNTSAPNLLATGSMDKTVKLWDLSNNEPSCITSHKPKAGAVFSISFSADNPFLLAIGGSKGELHVWDTLLDANVARKYGKNQS, translated from the exons ATGATAACTGCACTTTCGTGGATACCTAAAGGGTCTTTAAAGGCTGTTCCTGATGCTGCTGAGCCTCCTTCAAAGGAAGAGATCAAGGAGCTCATTGAGAGTGGAGCTTTCGTGGGAAG CGTGGATGGTAGTAACGAGGATGGAGAAGatatagaggaagaagaagaagaagaagatggggaTCAGATTAGTGAAGTTGATCGTGCCAAGGCTGTAGCAGAAGCTTTTGGTAAATCATCCAATAGCAAATCTTCCTCTATGGAGGTTGATGAGGTAGCTGCTGCGATGAAAGAACTCGACATGGATAActatgatgaagaggatgatg GAATTGAACTCTTCAGCTCTGGGCTTGGGGATCTTTATTATCCAAGCAATGAGTTGGATCCCTATCTGAAGGATGCTGCT gatgatgatgatgacgatgaagaGGATATTGATGATACGACTATCAAGCCAACAGATTCAGTGATTATCTGCGCTAGGAATGAAGATGAAGTCAGCCATCTAGAG GTTTATGTGTACGAAGAATCATCCAACGGCTCACCAAACATGTATGTTCATCATCACATAGTTATACCAGAGTTTCCGTTGTGTACTGCATGGATTGATTGTCCTCTTAAAGGAGGGGACAAAG GGAATTTTGTAGCTATTGGATCAAAGGATTCGCCGACGATAGAGATATGGGATCTTGACGTT AGGGACGAGGTGCTCCCTTGTGTGCAACTAGGAGGAATAGAGGAGATGAAGATTATCAAGAAAAAGAAGAGTAAGAAAGAGAAGATCAGGAAGCCG ATATACAAAGAAGGCAGCCACACTGATTCAGTACTTGGTCTTGCTTGGAACAAGGAGTTCCG GAATATACTGGCTAGTGCTAGTGCCGACAGAAAAGTTAAGGTGTGGGATGTGGCTACTGGACAGTGTAAGATCACTATGGAGCATCACACAAAGGAG GTTCAAGCGGTTGCTTGGAATCATTATGCTCCAGAAGTGCTTCTCAGTGGGTCATTTGATCAGACTGTTGTATTG AAAGACGGACGACAACCTTCGCACTCTGGTTTCAAATGGTCTGTCATGTCTGATGTCGAAAGCTTAGCCTGGAATCCCCACAATGAACACTCCTTTGTG GTAAGTCTTGAGGATGGAACCGTGAAAGGTTTTGATATACGCGTCGCACAGTCAGGTTCAGATTCTGATTTAAAACCAAGCTTTACTATCCAAGCACATGACCAAGACAAAGGAGTCTCCTCCATCTCATACAACACTTCTGCACCCAAT CTTTTGGCTACGGGGTCTATGGATAAAACGGTAAAACTTTGGGATCTTTCAAACAACGAGCCTTCATGCATTACTTCACACAAACCAAAAGCT GGAGCTGTATTCTCCATTTCCTTCTCAGCAGACAATCCTTTCTTGCTTGCTATTGGTGGCTCAAAGGGAGAGCTACAT GTTTGGGATACGCTCTTGGACGCTAACGTCGCTCGCAAATATGGGAAAAACCAATCTTGA
- the LOC103856918 gene encoding BES1/BZR1 homolog protein 3: protein MTSGTRTPTWKERENNKRRERRRRAIAAKIFAGLRIHGNFKLPKHCDNNEVLKALCNEAGWTVEEDGTTYRKGCKPMDRMELMNGSTSASPCSSYQPSPRGSYNPSPSSSSFPSPTNIFGDANSLIPWLKNLSSNSPSKLPFFHGNSISAPVTPPLARSPTRDQVTIPESGWLSGMQTPQSGPSSPTFSLVSRNPFFDKAAFTMGDCSSPMWTPGQSGNCSPAIPAGVDQNSDVPMADGMAAEFAFGMVKPWEGERIHGECVSEDLELTLGNSRTR, encoded by the exons ATGACTTCTGGGACTAGAACGCCGACttggaaagagagagagaacaacAAACGGCGAGAGCGGCGAAGACGTGCGATTGCGGCTAAGATCTTCGCGGGGCTTAGGATTCATGGGAACTTTAAGCTGCCGAAACACTGCGATAACAACGAAGTTCTCAAAGCTCTTTGCAATGAAGCTGGTTGGACCGTAGAGGAAGACGGGACTACTTACCGTAAG GGATGCAAACCAATGGATCGAATGGAACTCATGAACGGTTCTACTTCAGCGAGTCCATGCTCATCTTACCAACCAAGCCCTCGTGGTTCCTACAATCCAAGCCCTTCATCTTCCTCATTCCCTAGTCCTACAAACATATTTGGTGATGCTAACTCTCTAATCCCATGGCTCAAGAACCTCTCTTCAAACTCACCTTCCAAGCTTCCCTTCTTCCACGGGAACTCCATAAGCGCTCCCGTGACTCCACCGCTGGCTCGAAGCCCTACTCGTGACCAAGTAACCATCCCTGAATCTGGATGGCTCTCTGGAATGCAAACCCCACAGAGCGGACCGTCCTCTCCTACTTTCAGTTTAGTTTCGAGAAACCCGTTTTTCGACAAAGCGGCTTTTACAATGGGAGATTGTAGCTCACCAATGTGGACTCCTGGTCAAAGTGGAAACTGCTCTCCAGCTATCCCTGCTGGTGTTGATCAAAACTCTGACGTGCCAATGGCGGATGGAATGGCGGCAGAGTTTGCGTTTGGAATGGTGAAGCCTTGGGAAGGAGAAAGGATACATGGAGAATGCGTTTCAGAGGATTTAGAACTTACACTTGGAAATTCAAGAACCAGATGA